The stretch of DNA ATGCAGTTGTCATCTTCGGTGTCGGCAAGAACATGGTGGAAAGCATTCGACACTGGGGATTGGCGACACAAGTACTGGAAGAGGATCAGCGGACTCGTCGGCTGCGGATCTCCGAATGGGGCAAACTTCTCTTCCTGGAAGAGTGTGACCCGTATTTAGAGGATCCGGGGTCGCTCTGGCTGCTGCATTGGCTCCTCGTGAGCAATCCTGCAAGGGCAGCTACATGGTACCTAGCTTTCAACGTGTACCCGTTCCCCGACTTTCGAAAAGACACTCTCGTGACCTTTATCGATGGCTTCGCTGACCGGAACCAGTTGCGGGCGAATATCGGGACGATCCGGCGAGACGTGGACTGTTTCATCCGCACCTACACACCGAGTCGATGGACAAGCACAGAGGTCCCCGAGGACAGTTTCAACTGCCCGCTCGTGGAACTGGAACTGCTCGAACTCCTACCCGATGGCATGACCTACCGATTCGTAGTAGGGTCGAAGCCGAGCTTACCGGTTGAAGTTGTCGCCGGTGTCATTCTCTCCCTTCTCGGGAGGCTCGGCAGTGGTCGGCGAACGGTGAGCATCCACGAGTGCCTCTACGAGCCGCTGAGCCCCGGACAGGTCTTCAAGCTCGACGAGCCCACGCTAGTGGAGTATCTAGATCAGCTGGAGTCGCTCACCGGTGGCGACATTGCGGTTGATGAGACAGCAGGTCTACACCAGCTCTATGTGCGCCGACCAATCGACGGAAAAGAGTTGATCGTGCAGTATCTACGGGCACGGGTGACGCCATGAGTACGGGAACACTCGGTCAACGCTTTCTGCGATCGGTACAGATCGAGCGTGACTGGCAGAGCCGTGACGTAATCGCGCACTACGTGCCGACGTTACAGGTTCGACAAGTCCTAAGGCGACTGGGTGACGCGCTCGCAAACGGGGCGACGGATCGTGCCTGGACCCTTACCGGTCCCTACGGGACGGGAAAATCGGTGTTTGCCGCGTTCACGCTCCAGCTCTTATCCGCAGTCGATGCCGCTCAGAGTGAGGCGTGGCGTATTCTACGCCTGCACGATTCCGAGTTAGCCTTTTTCCTCCAAGAACGACTCAATGGACGGCGGTTGTTCCCAATACCAGTGGTAGGACGACGGACCTCGCTGCCAGGATGTCTCATCAAGAGTCTGGCGGGGCAACTGGCGATACTGCCGGCGACTGCAGAGCGTGAGAGATTGCAGGCCTACGCTGCAGAAATCCTCAACACGGAGACGGATCGTCCGCTCGATCCGGCGGACATCCTTAACCTGCTAGACGATGTGAAGATGCTCGTGAAGCATTCCGGTTATCACGGCATCGTGGTAGTGATCGACGAACTGGGTAGGATTCTCGAGTACGCTGCTTCCGACCCAGTACGAGGTGACATTTCGCTCCTGCAAGAATTGGCCGAGTTCGCGAGCCACAGCGGGCAGGATCCTGTGTTGGTGCTAGGTATACTGCACCAAGCCTTTGACCAGTATGCCCGCTATGTAGATACTGCGATGCGACGCGAGTGGGCAAAGGTGCAAGGACGTTTCGTCGATATCGCATTCATCGAGCCTCCCGAGCAGCTCATGCGATTGGCAGTAGATGCGCTTGCCGAGAGTCATGCAGTGCCGAGGCCTGATACCGAGGCCATCGCGGCTGTTGCTGAGATAGCAGCAGGGGAGGACCTCGGGCTCCGGCCGCGCCTCCTCGAGACTGCACTTTTCAGGGATCTTGTCCAGCGGGCAGCACCGCTGCATCCTGTCTCACTCGTGGTGCTGCCATACTTGTTTCGTCGCCTGGCGCAGAACGAGCGGTCACTCTTCACTTACCTTTTCGCCCACGAACCGTTCGGATTTCAGGATAAAGTCCGGCAACATCCCGGAGCATGGGTTCGGCTCCCTGATCTTTTCGACTACGTGGCAGTCAATCTCGGCAACAGCCTGTCCCGTCATCCACTTTTCCAAAGATGGTTGGAAGTGGTGCAAAAAATGGATGAGCACCCCGAGCTGAGTTGTGTGGAAGTGGGCATTCTCAAGACGATCGGGGTACTGGATGTGCTCGCCGAAGGAAGTCACCTTCGGCCAACACCGGAACTCATCAGCTTCGCTCTCGCGGACACGCCAGGAGATGCCGAAATTCGAACCAGCTTGGAGGGACTGCACAGGCGGTCACTAATCGTCTTCCGTCGGTTCAACCGTAGCTACCGTGTCTGGGAAGGCAGTGACGTCGATATCCCGATGCGACTCGAGGAAGCGCGCAGGAGGACAGCCGGACAGTACCGCTTGGGAGCAACACTCGGACGCTACCTGAAAGCACGCGCCCAGGTCGCCCGACGCCATAGCTTCGAGACCGGTACGTTACGGTTTTTCGAGGTGCGTTATCTCGACGAGCCTCTCCCGGCTGAGCAACTGAGACCACAAAGTGGGGACGGGATTATCGCGTGTTGCCTGCCCCGTAACGATGTCGAGGCACAAGCGTTCCGTGAGTGGGCATGTGGGCAGGAGATCGCCTCACGTAGCGACCTCATCGTTGCGCTGCCGGAACAGATCAGCACACTCCTGGAAGCAGCGGCTGAACTCGTCGCACTGCACTGGGTGAGAGAGAACACACCCAACCTGCGGGACGACCGAGTAGCCCGCCGCGAACTCGACACGCGGACCGCGGAGGTCGAGCAGGAGATCAAGCGGCTGCTGGACCGACTCCTCGATCCACGGCCAGCTCCGGTCGGTAGCCGCTGCAGCTGGTACTGGTTGGGTGAGAAGCAACCGATCGACCATCCACGTGGAGTAGCAGCATTGCTTTCCAGGGCGATGGACCAACACTACTCGCTCAGCCCCCGGATTTGGAATGAACTGATCAACCGTCGGGTTCTCTCGACTGCGGCAGCAGCTGCGCGGCGCAACCTGATCGAGCGAATGCTCACTGCCGGCAACCAACCTCGCCTGGGTCTGACTGGCTTTCCGCCGGAACGGGCAATCTACGAGTCGGTGCTGTTCGCAACGGGGCTTCACCGACCAAACGAGCATGGGGAGTGGGGATTCCATCCACCTCGCCCAGATAAGGATCCGGCACGCCTCACCCCCCTGTGGGAAACGATGGAACGCGAAATCTTGGCGGCGACCGAGCAGCGAATAGGATTGCAGCAGCTGTTTAATGAATTAGCCGAGCCGCCCTTCGGAGCAGCTGAGGGCGTGTTGCCCATTTTGTTCTGCGCATTTTTCCTCGTGTATCGGAAAGAAGTCAGTCTGTATCGGAACGGAGTGTTCGTTCCGGAACCCAGCGTTGCGGACTTCGAGATCCTGTTGCGTCGTCCAGACCGTTTCGAAGTCGGTGGGGCTCGCGTCGTGGGTGGGCGCAAGTTGGTAATCGAGCGGTTAGCCCGCTGGTTGGGGACCGAGCCTGCGCTCTTGCCGGTTGTGCGTGCGCTCTTGGCAGCAGTCCGCGCGCTCCCGGAGCACGCGTGGCGGACCCAGCGTCTACCGCGGGCGGTGATCGAACTGCGGGAGACCTGCGCACGAGCATCCTCACCGGAGCGCTTGCTTTTCTTCGACTTGCCCACCGCGCTGGGCGAAATGCCGTTCGGCACAGAGGAGGTCGACCCCGCCCGGATCGATCGGTTTTTGGAGCGACTGAGCGAAGCACTCACTGCCCTCGGCCAAGCAACCCCGCGGGTGATCGAAGAGGCGCGGGACCGATTGTTGGAAGCCTGCGGACTCCCGCACGGCATGGAAGGGTGGAAGGCGTTGCGTGCGCTCGCGCAGCGCTTGGAGCGGGCGGCTTTTCCACCCGATCTGGCCGGACTGCTCGTGCGACTGCGCCAAGAACAAGACGACGAGGCAAGTGTCGAGAGTGTCTTGGCGTATCTGGCCACGCGGCCGCCTCGATTGTGGACGGACGACGATGTCGAGCGAGCGTGCACGCAAGCCCGCATCATCGGCAAGCGCTTACGGACAGTCGCTGCGACGTGGGATTGCCTGACGCCGCAAGACGAGGCGCTGAGCGAAGAAATCGCCAGACGCGTCAGGGAGATCCTGCCAGTGAACGTACCGCGCCACGTTCTCCGGGCAGCCCTGCTGCGCTTGCTGCAGGAGACAGACTAATGTAGAATATGATCGGGTGAGGGGCTTACCCATGCAAACCGGTGAACGGCGGGTCCGGCACATTCTCTCGCTTTCGGGAGGGAAGGACAGCACGGCGCTGGCCATTTACCTGCGTGACCGGATACCGGAACTCGAATACGTGTTTTGCGACACTGGGGAGGAACTTCCCGAGACATACGAATACTTAGAGCGTCTCGAAGCGTTTCTCGGCAAGCCGATCGTACGCCTAAACCCTGAGCGCCCCTTCTCCCACTATCTGGATCTCTACAGAGGCGTCCTTCCTGACGCACGAACCCGGTGGTGCACACGTATGCTGAAGATCAGACCATTCGAGCGATATGTCGGCGATGATCCGACGATCCACTACATCGCCATTAGAGCTGACGAAGCCCATCGCAAAGGTTACATATCTAAGAAGCCCAACATTACGCCTCGATATCCCTTCATTGAAGCGGGCATTACCAAACATGATGTCATCAGAATCCTACAGGAGAGTTCTATAGGACTACCTTCGTACTATACTTGGCGGTCGCGATCTGGATGCTACTTTTGCTTCTTTCAACAGAAAATTGAGTGGATTGGCCTGTTACAGCACCATCCTGATCTCTATGAGAAAGCCATGAGCTATGAGAAACTTGATCCTGTGACAGGTCAGCGCTTTACTTGGAATCCAGAAGAGAGCCTGCAAGAACTAGCGCGTCCGGAGCGAGTAGAGGATATCCTAACAAAGGCGGGACAACAGTATAAGCGGGACAAGGATAGCACAAACCTTTTGAGCATACTATTTGATGATGACTGGGACGCATGTTTGATTTGCCATTTGTAAAGGGCTATTCGGATGACGATTCGGAGCAACCCGAGAGAATTATGAGTGCAATCCGACGATGCGACGGAAAAATGAGGATAATAAATCACTCGAGTATGCTCCGTTATGCTCAAGAAATTTACCAATGTGCAACAGTGTAATACGCAGATAATATGCCAGAGACTACATTTAACTATAGGAGGATGCGGTGGCCAATCGAGTCGGTACAGTTTTTCATGAAAGCTTTTCATTGAACAGACCAGCAATGGCGAGTATCCTGGCATTAACGAAAACCTTTGGCAGCGTTCCTAATTTTGCAACCATTAAGCGAGAAACTGTCTTGGGTAATAACTATATTAAGGCTATGCCTAGGTATGCGCAGGGTTGCGGACTCGTCACAGCGGACTCACTAACAGTACTTGGCAATCATATAGCTAAAGCTGATCCAACCCTTTCTTGCTTATCTACTCATTGGCTCATGCACTATCACCTGAGCGCACCGCAGGGGCCTGGTCCGTGGTTCTGGCACTACTTGGTGACGCGTGTCCTCAAGCCTGGGTACGAAATCAGCGGGCATCACCTTGCCCAAGAACTGGCGCACGCGCTGCGCGAGCACGGTGGTACCAGGTTACAGGAGCGAACGATCCGGACCACAGCGACCGTTTTCATCGGGTCCTACGCCAAGCCGGAAGGCCTGTCGGCCATCCGACTCCTGCAACAGGTCGGCAGGGACCGGTACCTCGTGCGCCAGCCGGAACCTGTTCCGCTTTGGGTCTTCGCGTATGCGCTCGTCGACACGTGGAGGCAGCTCTGGCCCGATCGAGTGACCGTGAATTTAGCCAGCCTCTTCGAGCCTGGTGGACTTTCCAGCATTTTCTTCCTCGACGAGGCCAGTGTCGATCAGCTGGTCGTTTCCTTGGCTCGCGAGGGACTGATCGATCTCTACCGTGTCGCTCCGCCGTACCAGCTCGTCCGACGCTGGGAGGGGGATCCGCGAGGG from Thermomicrobium roseum DSM 5159 encodes:
- a CDS encoding DUF4007 family protein; the protein is MTQPTLLPGQSSERTNGNQERYGFSGHQTFPFRYSWLKKAVDAVHEDPNVFRREDAVVIFGVGKNMVESIRHWGLATQVLEEDQRTRRLRISEWGKLLFLEECDPYLEDPGSLWLLHWLLVSNPARAATWYLAFNVYPFPDFRKDTLVTFIDGFADRNQLRANIGTIRRDVDCFIRTYTPSRWTSTEVPEDSFNCPLVELELLELLPDGMTYRFVVGSKPSLPVEVVAGVILSLLGRLGSGRRTVSIHECLYEPLSPGQVFKLDEPTLVEYLDQLESLTGGDIAVDETAGLHQLYVRRPIDGKELIVQYLRARVTP
- a CDS encoding DUF4007 family protein — encoded protein: MPRYAQGCGLVTADSLTVLGNHIAKADPTLSCLSTHWLMHYHLSAPQGPGPWFWHYLVTRVLKPGYEISGHHLAQELAHALREHGGTRLQERTIRTTATVFIGSYAKPEGLSAIRLLQQVGRDRYLVRQPEPVPLWVFAYALVDTWRQLWPDRVTVNLASLFEPGGLSSIFFLDEASVDQLVVSLAREGLIDLYRVAPPYQLVRRWEGDPRGQILERVYEHP
- a CDS encoding phosphoadenosine phosphosulfate reductase family protein; translated protein: MQTGERRVRHILSLSGGKDSTALAIYLRDRIPELEYVFCDTGEELPETYEYLERLEAFLGKPIVRLNPERPFSHYLDLYRGVLPDARTRWCTRMLKIRPFERYVGDDPTIHYIAIRADEAHRKGYISKKPNITPRYPFIEAGITKHDVIRILQESSIGLPSYYTWRSRSGCYFCFFQQKIEWIGLLQHHPDLYEKAMSYEKLDPVTGQRFTWNPEESLQELARPERVEDILTKAGQQYKRDKDSTNLLSILFDDDWDACLICHL